The Fragaria vesca subsp. vesca linkage group LG2, FraVesHawaii_1.0, whole genome shotgun sequence genome includes a window with the following:
- the LOC101292084 gene encoding MLP-like protein 28-like encodes MAQIAKIESQAELKSSAAKFYGFFKSNMSSFVQMFPQIFKNFEVVGGGEIRTGSVTKWTYDLGEGVIAAKIKIQALDDGDTSITFVILEGDVLKVYKSFMAKMQVTKAGNGGSIVKWTLEFEKANSNTPDPKIYAEYAIKVSKGIDAYLGRA; translated from the exons ATGGCTCAAATTGCAAAGATTGAGTCCCAAGCAGAGCTGAAATCATCTGCAGCCAAGTTCTATGGCTTTTTCAAGAGCAACATGAGCTCTTTTGTTCAGATGTTCCCTCAAATCTTTAAGAACTTCGAAGTTGTGGGGGGAGGTGAGATCAGAACTGGCTCTGTGACTAAATGGACATACGACCTTG GAGAGGGTGTAATTGCAGCAAAAATCAAAATCCAAGCCTTAGATGATGGAGATACGTCAATTACATTTGTTATCCTTGAAGGAGATGTTTTGAAGGTCTATAAGAGTTTCATGGCAAAGATGCAAGTTACCAAAGCTGGTAATGGTGGGAGCATAGTGAAATGGACCCTTGAATTTGAGAAGGCAAATTCAAATACACCTGATCCAAAAATCTATGCAGAATATGCAATCAAAGTGTCCAAGGGCATTGATGCTTACCTTGGAAGGGCTTGA